The Fulvivirga ligni genome window below encodes:
- the obgE gene encoding GTPase ObgE produces the protein MSSSNFIDYVKFCSRSGAGGAGSAHFRREKHVPKGGPDGGNGGRGGHIIVRGNAQLWTLLHLKYKKHVIASDGKPGEGGKRSGAEGEDIILEVPLGTVAKDAETGEIRFEITADGEEKILTEGGRGGLGNENFKTATNQAPRYAQPGESGQEEWIILELKLLADVGLVGFPNAGKSTLLSVLSEAKPEIADYPFTTLTPNLGVIPYRDYKSFVMADIPGIIEGAAEGKGLGIRFLRHIERNSILLFMVPADAKDVKEEYEVLLKELKKYNPELLDKERLLAVTKSDMLDDELIAEMKTELPEGIPHIFISSVAQKGLLELKDMLWKSLNK, from the coding sequence GTGTCATCATCAAACTTTATTGACTACGTAAAATTTTGCTCCCGCTCCGGTGCGGGAGGTGCTGGTTCGGCGCATTTCCGTAGAGAAAAGCACGTACCTAAAGGTGGACCTGATGGCGGTAACGGTGGTCGTGGTGGCCATATCATTGTCAGAGGGAATGCCCAACTATGGACTTTACTCCATCTAAAATATAAGAAGCACGTAATAGCCAGCGATGGTAAACCCGGCGAAGGTGGCAAAAGAAGTGGTGCCGAAGGAGAAGATATTATCCTTGAAGTACCTCTCGGCACTGTGGCCAAAGATGCTGAAACAGGAGAAATCCGTTTTGAAATAACTGCTGACGGTGAAGAGAAAATCCTGACAGAAGGTGGACGCGGTGGTTTAGGAAATGAGAATTTCAAAACCGCCACTAACCAGGCCCCTCGCTATGCGCAACCTGGAGAAAGCGGCCAGGAAGAATGGATTATCCTGGAATTAAAACTACTGGCCGATGTAGGTCTGGTAGGCTTTCCAAACGCGGGTAAATCTACTCTCCTTTCTGTTTTGTCAGAAGCAAAACCTGAAATTGCTGACTATCCTTTCACCACACTTACTCCTAACCTGGGTGTGATTCCATACAGAGATTATAAATCTTTTGTAATGGCTGATATACCAGGAATCATTGAAGGGGCTGCTGAAGGTAAAGGGCTAGGCATCAGATTCCTACGGCACATAGAGAGAAACTCCATACTTCTTTTTATGGTACCTGCAGACGCCAAAGATGTAAAGGAAGAATACGAAGTACTTTTAAAAGAGCTTAAGAAATACAACCCTGAGCTACTGGACAAAGAGCGTCTTCTGGCTGTTACTAAATCAGACATGCTAGATGATGAACTAATAGCTGAAATGAAAACCGAACTTCCTGAAGGCATCCCTCATATATTCATTTCTTCCGTGGCTCAAAAAGGCCTGCTAGAGCTTAAAGACATGCTCTGGAAATCCCTGAATAAATAA
- a CDS encoding ABC transporter ATP-binding protein, protein MEALIAKNITKKYAEHTALDDVSISISPQRIYGLLGPNGAGKTTLIRIINQIIAADEGEVLVHGEKLSQKHIAMIGYLPEERGLYKKMKVGEQLVYLGQLRDLSRKDAILKSKAWTKKLGIHDWWDKKIEDLSKGMAQKIQFISTVLHEPKLIILDEPFSGFDPVNANLIKDEILELREKGSTIIFSTHRMESVEELCDDIALINKSKLILSGTKKDIKNSYRSSTYIVDHKGPIQGLPAEYIIKGETSLDDGLLQTIVQMPKEYSPNQLLSTMIGTTEVHSFVEKIPSVSEIFISLVEGGSHE, encoded by the coding sequence TTGGAAGCACTAATAGCAAAGAACATCACCAAAAAATATGCTGAACACACAGCATTGGATGATGTGAGTATCAGTATTTCTCCCCAACGCATTTATGGATTGTTAGGCCCCAACGGCGCCGGCAAAACCACCCTGATCAGAATTATTAATCAAATAATAGCAGCTGATGAAGGTGAAGTACTTGTGCATGGAGAAAAACTCAGCCAAAAACATATAGCCATGATCGGCTACTTACCGGAAGAACGTGGCCTTTATAAAAAGATGAAAGTTGGCGAGCAGCTAGTTTACCTTGGCCAACTTAGAGATCTTTCCAGAAAAGACGCCATCTTAAAAAGTAAAGCCTGGACCAAAAAACTAGGCATTCATGACTGGTGGGATAAAAAGATAGAAGACCTTTCTAAAGGTATGGCTCAGAAAATTCAGTTTATCTCTACTGTACTACATGAGCCTAAACTGATCATTCTAGATGAACCATTTTCAGGCTTTGACCCTGTTAATGCAAACCTCATAAAAGATGAAATACTAGAGCTGAGAGAAAAAGGAAGCACCATTATTTTTTCCACTCACAGAATGGAATCTGTAGAGGAGTTATGTGATGATATAGCACTGATCAATAAATCCAAGCTCATATTATCTGGCACTAAAAAGGATATTAAAAACTCTTACAGGTCCAGCACCTACATAGTAGATCACAAAGGGCCGATCCAAGGACTACCTGCGGAATATATTATTAAAGGCGAAACTTCTTTAGATGATGGCTTACTTCAAACCATAGTACAAATGCCTAAAGAGTATAGTCCAAACCAATTACTCTCTACTATGATCGGCACTACAGAAGTGCATTCATTCGTAGAAAAAATACCAAGTGTAAGTGAAATATTTATCTCATTAGTAGAAGGAGGCAGCCATGAATAA
- a CDS encoding nucleotide exchange factor GrpE → MKKEKIDKNETEENVKSGTETAEVNEAPDNKEQEATEASTDEDNTADAELERLKSELAESKDKYLRLYSEFENYRRRTSKEKLDLVQTANEDLMQALLPVMDDFERAEKSFDDESTNLDSVKEGIGLISNKFKKTLEQKGLKPMEGKEGMEFDSELHEAITQIPAPKEELKGKVVDVIEKGYLLKEKVIRYAKVVVGN, encoded by the coding sequence ATGAAAAAGGAGAAAATAGATAAAAACGAGACAGAAGAAAACGTTAAATCAGGCACCGAAACGGCAGAGGTGAATGAAGCTCCTGACAATAAAGAACAAGAAGCTACTGAAGCTAGCACTGATGAAGACAATACGGCAGATGCTGAATTGGAGCGTTTAAAAAGTGAATTAGCGGAAAGCAAAGATAAATATTTGAGGTTATACTCTGAGTTTGAAAACTATAGAAGAAGAACTTCAAAAGAGAAATTAGACCTGGTACAAACGGCTAATGAAGATTTAATGCAGGCATTATTGCCAGTTATGGATGATTTTGAAAGAGCAGAAAAATCCTTTGATGACGAAAGCACAAATCTTGACTCCGTAAAAGAAGGTATTGGTCTTATCTCAAATAAATTCAAGAAAACGCTGGAGCAAAAAGGCCTTAAACCTATGGAAGGTAAAGAGGGAATGGAGTTTGATTCAGAATTACATGAAGCAATTACACAAATACCCGCTCCTAAAGAAGAGCTGAAAGGCAAAGTGGTAGATGTAATTGAAAAAGGATATTTATTAAAAGAAAAAGTTATTCGCTACGCCAAAGTGGTAGTAGGCAATTAA
- the dnaJ gene encoding molecular chaperone DnaJ: MATRDFYEILGVDKSASQDEIKKAYRKVAIKFHPDKNPDNPEAEDKFKEAAEAYEVLSNPEKRQRYDRFGHAGMNGGGGFGGGAGGMNMDDIFSQFGDIFGGGGGSPFDSFFGGGGGRRRQRKGSNLRIKLKLTLQEIAEGVEKKIKVNRLVKADGVTFKTCGTCQGTGQVRKAVNTMLGQMVSTSTCPTCGGSGQLVDQRPPGVDSSGLQSKEEVISIKIPGGVADGIQLSMSGKGNEAPGGGIPGDLLIVVEEKEDDQLIREGNNVIFDLYISFVDAALGTSVEVPTIGGKARIKIDPGTQSGKILRLRGKGISDLNGYGKGDQLIHVNVWTPKTLSSDEKATLENLRDSDNFKPKPSKSDKSIFGKMREFFE, encoded by the coding sequence ATGGCGACGAGAGATTTTTACGAGATACTAGGTGTAGATAAATCTGCTTCACAGGATGAAATAAAAAAGGCTTACAGAAAAGTAGCCATTAAATTTCACCCTGATAAGAACCCAGACAATCCGGAAGCGGAAGACAAGTTCAAAGAAGCAGCCGAAGCCTATGAAGTATTAAGCAATCCAGAAAAGAGGCAGCGATATGACCGATTCGGACATGCTGGCATGAACGGCGGTGGCGGTTTTGGCGGCGGTGCTGGTGGCATGAACATGGACGATATATTCTCTCAATTCGGTGACATATTTGGAGGTGGAGGCGGAAGCCCATTTGATAGTTTCTTTGGTGGCGGTGGCGGCCGAAGACGTCAAAGAAAAGGTTCTAACCTTAGAATAAAGCTTAAACTTACCCTTCAGGAAATTGCCGAAGGTGTAGAGAAAAAAATAAAAGTAAACCGATTAGTTAAGGCTGATGGTGTTACTTTCAAAACTTGTGGCACCTGCCAAGGAACTGGTCAGGTAAGAAAAGCTGTAAATACCATGCTGGGACAAATGGTATCTACAAGCACCTGCCCTACTTGTGGTGGATCAGGACAGCTGGTAGATCAAAGACCTCCAGGTGTTGACAGCTCAGGTTTACAGTCTAAAGAAGAAGTAATCAGCATTAAAATTCCTGGCGGTGTAGCTGACGGCATCCAGCTTTCTATGTCAGGAAAAGGTAACGAAGCTCCTGGTGGAGGCATTCCTGGCGACCTTTTAATCGTTGTAGAGGAGAAGGAAGATGATCAGCTGATTAGAGAAGGAAATAATGTGATCTTTGACTTATACATCAGCTTTGTTGATGCTGCCTTAGGAACGTCTGTAGAAGTACCAACAATAGGTGGTAAAGCAAGAATAAAGATAGATCCAGGTACTCAAAGTGGTAAAATCTTGAGACTCAGAGGAAAAGGTATTTCAGACCTAAATGGTTATGGCAAAGGAGATCAGCTGATTCATGTGAACGTATGGACTCCTAAAACATTAAGTTCTGATGAAAAAGCTACCTTAGAAAACCTTCGGGATTCGGATAACTTTAAACCAAAGCCAAGTAAGAGCGATAAGAGTATCTTCGGAAAGATGAGAGAATTCTTTGAATAA